Part of the Dehalococcoidia bacterium genome is shown below.
TCTGCCCTTACCCAGGCTGCTCGCCTCGCGGGCTATCCGCCCCGCGCGGCCCCGGATTCAGAACTTCCGGCTGCGAAATGCGAGCCCCGCGCCCGCAACAGTGCGGCCGTTGCCGCCGCCAAGGCGAACGGAGGGATAGCGGCCCGAGCGCCGTCCCCGGCCATGCCACCGTCACCAGTCTCGGCGGCGTAACGCCTGTCCCACGCTCGGCGCCGCTACCGTGGCCGCCGGTGGCGGAGCCCCGGCAGCGCGCGTCCGGTCCTCCCGCGCTCGCGTGGCTCGATGCCGTCATTGCTGAAAAGCGGATGGCGAAGGCAGGACGCTCATGCTCTGAGCGCCTTCGAAACCGTCTCCAGGTCCTTGTCCCCGCGCCCGGAGAGGCAGACGAGCACGATGTCGTCGGGCCGGAGCCGCGGCGCCAGCTTTTCGACGTACGCGATGGCGTGCGATGACTCGAGGGCAGGGATTA
Proteins encoded:
- a CDS encoding tryptophan synthase subunit beta (catalyzes the formation of L-tryptophan from L-serine and 1-(indol-3-yl)glycerol 3-phosphate), coding for IPALESSHAIAYVEKLAPRLRPDDIVLVCLSGRGDKDLETVSKALRA